A region of the Anolis carolinensis isolate JA03-04 chromosome 1, rAnoCar3.1.pri, whole genome shotgun sequence genome:
GGTGCCCTATGAATTTCTGAATTAACTATGGAAACACAGCCTgtatcttttgaactgtggtgttggaggaacatTTTGAGAGACcacgagaagatccaaccagtccatactccaggaaataatgcctgactgctcactggagggaaggatattagaggcaaagatgaagtactttggccacatcataagaagacaggaaagcttggagaagagaatgatgctggggaaaatggaaggaaaaaggaagaggggccgaccaagggcaaggtgaatggatggtatccttgaagtgacttgaccttgaaggagcaggGGGTGGCCAGGGCTGACTGGGagatctggcgtggactggttcatgaggtcacaaagagtcgaaagcgaccgaatgaataaacaacaacaacatcatgatACAAATTTTTTGACAATGTCATGTGCCATCCATTTCTAATTCTTAtcacgtgattttttttttccagtgagCAACACTGGAACACAATAAAGATACTATGCTTTGAGACCTTACATTACTTTGCAGAAGTATACATATTCCTTCCACATTTTgttgcattaaataataataataataataataataataataactttatttctgttccgccctatctccccgaagggattcagggtggattccaacaaacaacgacatacattcaatgccttcaataaacagataaatattggcataaaatcccaacaagagtcCACATatgaatacaacatttaaaacctATTATAATCAATATATTCAAACAGAATCAGACaaaaattatatagtgacataaaacattcacagtaatttaaaaagctaactgaagttcaacagagttgtgtgggttggattatgtgaCCTTAGAACCAAAATGAGCTTAATTGGCATTGTTATTATTTGATGTACCAATGACTCTCAACACCATAAAGGTGCAAAATGTTGTTATTGTGTTATAGTAGCTAaggaaacaaaagcaaacaagtaTTTTCACTGTGTTGAGTATCTTGTGTATACCAAGAGGTCAAAAATGCCAAGCAAAGTAGCTCTAGTTAGCAGCACAATAAAAATTGTGACAATCAAAAGGAGATTTAAATACTTCTGCAAGGCACTGCAATCTCAGTGCTCAGCTATTGCCTTCCAGACTTTGTTACACTGATGCTGTTGGGCACTGAAATTAGGGTTTATGGGTAGAGGGGAAGAAAATATCAATGGATTTCCAAACAATGTTGAGTTCACATACAAAAGCATTAGAAATTAATAGGAATTTCACCAAGATCCTTTTTCACTTGAGCACAGATTGGGAAGACTTGGTGGGGCAGAGCACTACCCCACAAAATGATCAGGCAAAACTGGACCATTGGTGTTCCCATATATTTGAGCCCACTCAAGAATATTCAGAAGTATAATAAATGATTAAGCactgggagaagaagaagagactaCTGCTGCATCCAGCTGTTAATGGAGCTCAGGAGGAAGTGAGCTTTCTTCTGAAACTTCCAAGAAAATCTGGAGTAGAGTTTCAGAGTCATAAATGGCTGGATCTAGTTTGATCCATGGTCCACATATGTAATGGGTCCATCACTTCATTACTAGCCAAACATATCTCTCTCACAGAGGTGTGCTGGTAACACACCAAGGTGCCCAGCCATACCACTGGCCAGTCACATGGATGGCCAAAGGGCCTCAGGAACACACCTGGACTACCTCAGGGCAGCTCTGGATTAATTGAGTAAGTGTAGATAGTAGGCTTgggcgatccacgaaaaaattgattctaaactcgtttcaaaagtagaggggggtagcgtttcgtttatgaagtcatttccgaatttcggcccccaaaaaattcgaaattaacgaaaattcattattttctaaattaatttgttaatggcggacgcgcatgcgcagtggcccaaaaagagcccaaggggggggagttagggggctctcctgcactcattttttcagctatactgatcaaatttggtacagtgggagaacacaatccaccctgcttgcttgctaaattgcagagcgtttgccctttcctaagatttattgcgcaatttcatagttcatataaatctgttcctgcttttgaattgttatttcctgttcaataggggttccttcactgtgaaagtccttcttctacttgtgtaacattgtttcagtgcccgtaaatctgtcaaaatgttagggcattgggggccattggccaagagacacattgtgctgcctgccacaatgcgcaatgactttccccaggcatccatattggaggccattataccacagtggtcaagcccctccccctcccaagaaatgtaagatttgtgcgacgttggtttgatttatcgcctgatggcaaaatgggggcttggatcccactcccctggggagccggccactgtgggccggctcccacccccgcccctttccccaaagcagcagggcgtgggcttaaactgcggaaatagacatgggggcatggatcccacacccctgaccctttccctaaagcagtagggtgggggcttagctgcagagatacacatgagggtttggatccattaaaagcactggcagggggagtgggaaaaattgcagcaaaaagaaagaaaaaatcaacgtggtgatccgaaccgcaatggccaagatggagaaaaaagcagaaagaaaaaatccccgtggggatccgaaccccaatgtctatctcagcagcaaagaccccaccctgcgccggccacagttggccggcatgcatcccctagagagagagagagagaaacagaggaccccgccccaaaggaaggatctgggcaaaattgcccaaaaatgtgcggagggacagctgcgagagaagagagatgcgatgcatcgtgggaaactcgaccacataGGCCGAgagacagcaaaaagaaaagaaagaaaaaagccgcaggcagcaaagaccccaccctgagccggccacagttggccggcatgcatcccctagagagaaagagagagagagaaacagaggaccccgccccaaaggaaggatctgggcaaaATAGCTCAAAcgtgtgcggaaggacagctgcgagagaagagagatgcgatgcatcgtgggaaactcgaccacgtaggccgagaggcagcaaaaagaaaagaaagaaaaaagccgcaggcagcaaagaccacaccctgagccggccacagttggccggcatgcatcctctagagagagagagagagagaaaaaacagaggaccccgcccccaaaggaaggatctgggcaaaATAGCTCAAAcgtgtgcggaaggacagctgcgagagaagagagatgcggtgcatcgtgggaaactcgaccacgtaggccgagaggcagcaaaaagaaaagaaagaaaaaagccgcaggcagcaaagaccccaccctgagccggccacagttggccggcatgcatccctgagagatcggcccggccctcccacaaagttttctgctttagcgaccttagcctctacccacgccaacaccccaccacccaaggggaagggcgtgttttcttcacgtctgctagtgaaatgtgggcccaagcccctctgaccaggggggccagccaacgttggccggccccacgccaacaccccaccacccaaggggaagggcgtgttttctttacgtctgctattgaaatgtgggcccaagcccctctgaccagggggaccggccaccgttggccggccccacgccaacaccccaccacccaaggggaagggcgtgttttctttacgtctgctattgaaatgtgggcccaagcccctctgaccaggggggccggccaccgttggccggccccatgcccacaccccaccacccatgagATCTCACCCtgcactgcccatttctgccaagaagcaggaatttccttcttgattgtcTCTCTCATACCACGGTGTTTGTCACATTACCCTGGCCGATCACAAACAAGATCCAAGCCTTCCGGTTGCCTGGGCACCACACTCGCATCAAACGATGAAAAACTTGTTGAGATCCCCCGGGTGggctccattccaccatgtttcctaaccagacttctgtgtcaaccagaccagagccccaaagtctctagccgccacaaaggcacactccctgacagcaaaccatcagcggccctggccgcacccctaCCGGATGGAgacaagcaagctggcagtccgcagggtagtcgtggccaccatcacatcaataatgataataataataataacaacagtaagatctttatttttattccccgccccatcttcccggagggactctgagcggcttccatggggcatgcctgtcaacaatacaatggcagaaataaaaccaaaaaatatatatataagaaaatgttgcatcaataacacataaaataaaacagctgtcacagtcagcatacagcattacctgcttaaaaaacagtggtgtaaaaacacggctctggtccgagggcagaatacttccacagagatgaggtagtttgacagttaaaaatcaataaagtgcggaCTTCCGGTGCGCAGGCATGGCGGCGAGATAGGCACTTTAGATCTCTCCGGAGGGTGCCAGCTGAAACCGGGCGACTGGGTAGAGCAATAGCTCCCTCCACCTCATGGATTAAGGTGAGGTGGACAGCGGAAACCGGGGGTCAGCCGACAGACCCAGAAGGGGCCCATTCCTCAAGAGTGGGCTCCAAAAGGGACCCGGCAAAAGACCCATTGGTTAAGGCGGGTCGCGGTGGAAAGCGCGCGGGGGAGAAATCCCCCAGCAGGAATCGCCGACCGGGCGCATTGTTTTAACGGAAAAACGATGAAACGACAATGAAATTTAAGATTTAACCAAGGGGCATTGTAACGGAGGTTAGCTCTCTGGAGAATAAGAAGAGAGTAGGAAGAAGACTTGCCTTCCTGGAGGGGGGAAAAGCTCTGGAGAAGTAAAGCACATAGCGTATGTGCTTACCTGCTTTCCTGCTTAGTGCTATGGCAGAAACTAATCAATATTAAGGATTGGAAGggaaagtaaaagaaaaagaCTTAAAGGCCAAGGCTAAGGACTAAAAAGgctaaaataaacaacaaatcaaaGCTAGGAAGATGGCGGAGTACTGACCTTGGGGGAAGATAAGATAAGAGCCCTCCTTCTTGTAAACAAAGCGAGGTGCAGCGGAAAGCCCCGTCGGAAGAAACCGGAAACAACGCAGAAGGAAAACCACGTgagagaaaggagagggaaaggacATGACGTGAAGGAGGGCAGAAGAAGCTCAGACGAGGGGGAGACAGAAAGGGCGGAAGCAAAAGGAAAGAACAGAAGAAACCCACAAAGAAGAGGCAGGAAACGCCAGCAGGAttgagaggaggaaaaaaaaaagagaaggggagAAGCGGAGAAGGTGAATCTCCGAAAggtaaagggaaaaaaaaaatctgggtagggaaagaaggagagactaaggaaagactaaagtttaaataaataatagaattagGAGTTGGGAATTTCCCAAAAGAAATGGCAAGATAGCAAAGACAAAGATCCCCCAAggggaaaagaggaaagaaagaaagaccaatAATAAAGAGATACAAAGAGATATAAAGACACAAGTAAGCGGAGGAGGGTGAAGAAACTATAACAGGAAACTTGGGGAACTGTACGACTAAAGCGGAACTACCAAAAAGAGGGAAGACTTATAGGGGCGGATAGACAAAATAAGCAACTGTATAAGAAAGCATACACGAGCGGAAATTTTGCCTAACTAACCTTATTGATATTCAAATTAATTATTACTAGCACGAAAAgaatatttgaagaaaaaaaaatactcagagaACAAGATGGCaacatttaaatttaaatcagaCAGAGAAATAAAAGACTCAAGAGGTGCAATTAGAAGACCATCCCTGAATGAGGAAATGAACCTGAAGGATATGATGAAAGACATGATGAGAGAGATTCAGAAAATTCAGGAGAAGCAAGACGTATGCCAGAaaattcaacaggaacaaatgtcggattttaaaaaggagattaaAGAAGAATTGGGGATAATGAAGAGCGAGATTACAACATTACAACAGGAAATAAAGGAtctgaaaaatgaaaagaaagaactaaAGATAACTCAAGAAAAGACCCAATATAAACTAAAAGAactagagaaaaaaaatgaaaaaataaacgcAAAACAAGAAGCCATGGAGGCAAGAGAATTGGAACATCAATTAAGAATGAGAAATATACCGGAAGAGCCAGGAGAAAACATAAGAGAGAAAGTAATAGAGATACTAATGAAACTTCTGGACTGCTCCGAACAGGAGATACAAGTACAAATGGACAGAACGTACAGGATTAACACAAATTTCTCAAGAAGAAACAAAACCCCGAGAGACGTGATAGTACACCTTACAAAGAAAATTGCAAGAGATGAAATATTgagaataaataacaaaaaacagatATTCTACAAAGAGACAAAAATAGCGATATTGAAGGAAGTaccaaatacaataataaatagaaggaaaaaatatacctTCCTGACAGAGGAATTGAAGCAACAGAAGGCGAGATACAggtgggaaagagaagaaggattaATGACAACGTATAAAGGTCAAAGGTATTGGATCACAACAGAAGAAAGAGCCCGAGAATTTTACAACACAATAAGAAAGGAGAAGGATGAAGAGtctgaaaggaaacaaaaagagaagaaaaaaccaAAGAGACAACGTATAGAGTCACCCGAAAAAGATGATTTGGACATAAAAGAATGCAGACTGAACCTAAGGGAAAACATGGAATCTACGAATctaggaaaagtggaagaaagaCAGGTGGAAGAGGAACAAGAGGATAAAAtgagaaaagaagaggaggaagaggaagagacagaagCAGTGGGTGATAAGGACGAAGACAAATATGAGTGAACTTAAAATTTATTCAAACAATATTAACGGACTAAATTCGGCAACAAAAAGGAATAAAGTATTTAATGagctaaagaaaaaaagataccaGATTATTGCTCTTCAAGAAACCCACATAAGCCAAAAACAcgttaaatatctggaggaaaaaaaactggGACAATGCTTTTATGCCTCGGcattagaaaaaaaaagggggtagTGATGTATGTAGAAAGGAGAATACCAGCTAAATTAGCTTTTAAGGATGAGGAGGGTAGATTCATAGGAGTAAAAATAACGATTCAGGGAATAGATATattaatatgtaacatatatgcaCCTAATGGAGCAAAGTCAGCATTCACAGAAAAACTAAAAGGCAGTATTAATGATCAAGAATATGAACATTTAGTATTAATAGGAGACTTCAACGGTGTAGTAGAGGGCGAAATAGATAGGAGTAAAGTAGCGAAGAAAGGgaaaagtaaaaataatatagGAAATTTACCAAAAACAATGATGAACATGATGAAGGAATTAAACATTCAGGATAGCTGGAGAATAAAAAATGAAGGAGTAAGAGATTTTACTTTTTTCTCGACCAGACACCAAAGCTGGTCGAGAATCGATATGGCGTGGGTGTCAAAGTCCTTAATgccaaaaataagaaaaacagtGATATTGCCAAGGTTAGATTCAGACCATTGCCCATTAGAATTAGAGATATTCTACAATAAAAAAGAATGGAAGTGGAGGTTAGATGAAAATCTattgaagaaagaggaagatattGAAAGAATAAGGAAAGTAATACAAGAATATTTCGAGATAAATGACACAACAGAGATAGACCTATTTACATTGTGGGAAGCAAGCAAAGTAGTAGTAAGAGGGAGATTTATTcaacaaaaagcaattaaaaagaaggaaagatttaaaaaaatgaacaagataattgaagaaataaaaaaggaagaaattaggtTAAAATCAAACCCAAGAAACAAGGATACCCAGAGGAACATAGAAATCTTACAAAAACAAAGGGAATATTTGATAATGGAGGAAAGGGCTAATAAACTGAAATTTATAAAGCAAGATTTCTTTCAAAACGCAAATAAACCGGGAAGATGGATGTCTAATAGaattaaggaaagaaaggaaagtaaatatgtaacaaaaataaaagaaggggacaaaatatatacaaaggagGAAGACATAAAAACCCAATTTCAAAAGTTTTACGAAACACTTTACCAAAAAGAACAAATAGACgaggagaaaataatgaaatacataGAAGAGAGAAAAGTGACAAAAATCTCAGAAAAACAAAGAGAGGAACTAAATAGTGAAATTACAGAGCAGGAGATAAAGAAGGCCATACAAAATTTGAAACCTAATAAGGCCCCAGGCCCAGATGGGCTAACAGCAGTATATTATAAAACCTTCGGCCAAGAGCTAATACCATActtgaaaaaaattatgaataggattagagaaattgcaaaaatgccggaaacatggaaacaagcaaacatatgtacaatacataaagaaaattcggacccagaaaaaattaaaaattacaggcCAATTTCACTATTAAATttggattacaaaatttttagcaatataatagcggaaagatttaaaaactttttaaaaaactggataaaagaagaacaaacgGGATTTTTGCCCAATAGACACCAAAGAGAAAATGTAAGAACCATTATTGACTTgattgaatattatgaaataaaaaatcaaaaaaaaagtTCTTTTACTGGCCCTCGACGCtgagaaagctttcgacaatgtaAATTGGTCctttttcaaattattaataaGGGAAATGGATATAGgttattatttccaaaatataattgatattataCACCAAAATATACACCTCACAAAAGGCAAAAATTCTAATTAACGACCGAGAAAcgaaagatataaatatagagaaaGGAACTAGGCAAGGCTGCCCCTTATCACCATTAATATTCATTTTGACACTGGAGATACTATTAAATAGaataagggaggaagaagaactgaaaggagcaaaaatacagaattatgAATACAAAATCAGAGCCTTCGCGGATGATATTATATGTGTAATAGAAGACCCTGACACAAAATTAGGAAAATGGCTAGAGATAATAAGAGAATTTGGAGCAGtagcaggatttaaaataaatttggaaaaaacGAAAGCAATTaccaaaaatataacaaagaaggaacaagaaactttaatgaaaaaatggaatatccaaatcgcccccaaaataaaatatctaggaataatTATAACCCAGAAAAACTCTCAGCTACTTGAAAATAACTACCTAACAAAGTGGAAAGAGatgaagaaggaaatggagaTCTGGGGGAAGTTAAAACTGTCACTGTTAGGTAGAATAGCATGTGTAAAAATGAGTATTTTACCAAAAATGATATTCCTATTTCAGAACCTGCCGATAATTAGAAATCAAAAGACCCTTAAAGAGTGGAACAGGGACATAatgaaatttatatggcaaaaaaAGAAACCGAGAATAAAGCTGAAATATATGATCCAGGAAAAGAACAGGGGTGGATTAGCGACACCAGACTTAAAACTTTATTTCGAAGCATCGGCTCTAATGTGGGTACGAGATTggacaaaattagaaaataataaattgctAAATTTGGAAGGAATAAATTTAAGATTGGGATGGCACACATACCTATGGTATGGGAAATCCAAAATTGAGAAAGAATTTAATAATCACTTTATACGCTCAGCAATtcttaaaatttgggaaaaatacaaaaagaaattatatGACAAAACGCCTTTATGGGTCTCTCCCCTAGAAGCATCGCAGAGAAGACTACTGGGATGGCACAACTGGCCAAATTATAAAGAATTATTAGTAAAACAGAATGGAGAATGGGAAATGAGACCCcaacaggaattgagagaaat
Encoded here:
- the LOC134294935 gene encoding golgin subfamily A member 6-like protein 6, with protein sequence MATFKFKSDREIKDSRGAIRRPSLNEEMNLKDMMKDMMREIQKIQEKQDVCQKIQQEQMSDFKKEIKEELGIMKSEITTLQQEIKDLKNEKKELKITQEKTQYKLKELEKKNEKINAKQEAMEARELEHQLRMRNIPEEPGENIREKVIEILMKLLDCSEQEIQVQMDRTYRINTNFSRRNKTPRDVIVHLTKKIARDEILRINNKKQIFYKETKIAILKEVPNTIINRRKKYTFLTEELKQQKARYRWEREEGLMTTYKGQRYWITTEERAREFYNTIRKEKDEESERKQKEKKKPKRQRIESPEKDDLDIKECRLNLRENMESTNLGKVEERQVEEEQEDKMRKEEEEEEETEAVGDKDEDKYE